The proteins below are encoded in one region of Levilactobacillus namurensis:
- the glyS gene encoding glycine--tRNA ligase subunit beta, whose product MAHTFLLEIGLEEMPAHVVTPAIRQLQKRVADYLKEQRVSYDAIQPFSTPRRLAIEITGLADKQADISESVKGPAKKIAQDADGNWTKPAIGFTRGQGLTPDDIVFKEFKGTEYVYVDKFIAGEPVETVLAGLKDVITAMTFPTMMKWGAHHFEYIRPIRWLVALLDDTVIPFSILNVTTDRVTRGHRFLGKEIPLKTAADYEAALTSEYVIADADKRKALIKKQIEKIASDHDWVVDIDAGLLEEVNNLVEWPTAFEGNFDQKYLTIPDEVLITSMRDHQRFFYARSQSGQLLPNFISVRNGTDHDLQNVVAGNEKVLTARLEDAMFFYKEDQKKSIADFVDRLKSVSFHDKISTMAEKMARVEAIVKVLAHRLALSDAQTQAAVRASQIYKFDLVTGMVGEFAELQGVMGEKYALLQGEDPAVAQAIREHYEPISADGALPASVPGAVLALADKFDSILTFFAAGMIPSGSNDPYALRRQATGIVRIATDQQWALPVADLANAFIAAEQAANVAPDLDQASQIDAIVDFIKERVRKIFKGVKIRYDIVDAVLGGSSTDISQLFTAADILTAHAADDNFKDVIESLTRVIRLSQKAPKDIANVTIDAGKFENDSEGQLHAGVDEVAAAAPKGLKALYAALAAIQPAIADYFEATMVMADDDAVRNNRLAELTRLANLALQLGDLDQLIVK is encoded by the coding sequence ATGGCACACACATTTTTACTTGAAATTGGACTGGAAGAAATGCCAGCTCACGTGGTGACGCCTGCTATTCGACAACTTCAGAAGCGTGTCGCCGATTACTTGAAGGAACAACGCGTCAGTTATGACGCCATTCAGCCGTTCTCCACGCCTCGGCGGTTGGCCATTGAAATCACGGGCTTGGCCGATAAGCAAGCGGACATCAGTGAATCCGTCAAGGGGCCGGCTAAGAAGATTGCTCAAGACGCGGATGGCAACTGGACCAAGCCGGCAATCGGCTTTACGCGGGGCCAAGGCCTGACGCCAGATGACATCGTCTTTAAGGAATTCAAGGGCACGGAGTACGTCTACGTGGACAAGTTCATCGCGGGAGAACCTGTGGAAACGGTCTTAGCTGGTCTGAAAGACGTCATCACGGCCATGACCTTCCCAACGATGATGAAGTGGGGCGCTCACCACTTTGAATACATCCGGCCAATTCGTTGGTTGGTGGCCTTGCTGGATGACACGGTCATTCCGTTCAGCATCCTGAACGTGACGACGGATCGGGTGACCCGGGGACACCGGTTCTTGGGCAAGGAGATTCCGTTGAAGACCGCGGCCGATTACGAAGCAGCTCTGACCAGCGAATACGTCATCGCCGATGCGGATAAGCGTAAGGCGTTGATCAAGAAGCAGATTGAAAAGATTGCCAGTGACCATGACTGGGTCGTAGATATCGACGCCGGCTTGTTGGAAGAAGTTAACAACCTGGTGGAATGGCCAACGGCATTCGAAGGAAACTTCGATCAGAAGTACCTGACGATTCCAGACGAAGTCCTGATTACGTCCATGCGGGACCACCAACGGTTCTTCTACGCACGGAGCCAGAGTGGTCAGCTGTTGCCGAACTTCATTTCCGTACGGAACGGGACGGACCACGACTTGCAAAACGTGGTCGCTGGTAACGAAAAGGTCTTAACGGCCCGTTTGGAAGACGCGATGTTCTTCTACAAGGAAGACCAAAAGAAGAGTATTGCGGACTTCGTTGACCGACTCAAGAGCGTCAGCTTCCACGATAAGATCAGTACTATGGCCGAAAAGATGGCCCGGGTCGAAGCAATCGTGAAGGTCTTGGCTCACCGCTTAGCGCTGAGTGATGCGCAGACTCAGGCGGCCGTTCGGGCTAGTCAGATCTACAAGTTTGACTTAGTGACGGGAATGGTCGGCGAATTTGCAGAATTGCAAGGGGTCATGGGTGAGAAGTACGCCCTGTTACAGGGTGAAGATCCCGCCGTTGCCCAAGCCATTCGCGAACACTACGAACCAATCTCCGCGGACGGCGCCTTACCCGCTTCCGTTCCTGGTGCCGTTTTGGCCTTAGCGGATAAGTTCGACAGCATCTTGACGTTCTTCGCTGCTGGCATGATTCCAAGCGGTTCTAATGATCCGTACGCTTTGCGGCGACAGGCCACGGGGATTGTGCGGATCGCCACTGACCAGCAATGGGCGTTACCCGTAGCTGACCTGGCGAACGCCTTTATCGCGGCGGAACAGGCAGCTAACGTGGCGCCGGACTTAGACCAAGCTAGTCAGATCGACGCTATCGTGGACTTCATCAAGGAACGGGTCCGGAAGATCTTCAAGGGTGTCAAGATTCGTTACGACATCGTGGACGCCGTTTTGGGTGGCAGCAGTACCGACATTTCGCAGTTGTTCACGGCGGCGGACATCTTAACGGCCCACGCAGCGGACGACAACTTCAAGGACGTCATCGAGTCGTTGACGCGGGTCATTCGGTTGTCACAAAAGGCACCGAAGGATATTGCCAACGTGACGATTGACGCGGGCAAGTTCGAAAACGACAGTGAAGGTCAGCTGCATGCTGGAGTCGATGAAGTGGCCGCGGCAGCACCTAAGGGCTTAAAGGCCCTCTACGCCGCCTTAGCAGCGATTCAACCAGCGATTGCGGACTACTTCGAAGCCACGATGGTCATGGCCGATGATGACGCTGTCCGGAATAACCGGTTAGCGGAATTAACGCGCTTGGCAAACCTGGCCTTACAATTGGGAGACTTGGATCAACTGATTGTGAAGTAA
- the glyQ gene encoding glycine--tRNA ligase subunit alpha, whose product MNEKLSMQAIILKLQQYWSAQGCMLMQAYDTEKGAGTMSPYTFLRAIGPEPWNAAYVEPSRRPADGRYGENPNRLYQHHQFQVVMKPSPDNIQDLYLNSLRELGIDPLEHDIRFVEDNWENPSMGCAGVGWEIWLDGMEVTQFTYFQVVGGQTVDPVTSEITYGLERLASYVQDVNSVFDLEWGDGVKYGDIFKEPEYEHSKYSFEESDQDMLSRHFDEYEAEAKKQIANGLVHPAYDYVLKCSHTFNLLDARGAVSVTERAGYLSRIRKMARSIAKAFVAERKKRGFPLIKDEKLRAKLLADSEEAK is encoded by the coding sequence ATGAACGAAAAACTGTCCATGCAAGCAATCATTTTAAAGTTACAACAGTATTGGTCTGCTCAGGGCTGCATGCTGATGCAAGCTTACGATACTGAAAAGGGTGCCGGGACCATGAGTCCCTACACGTTCTTACGGGCCATTGGACCAGAACCTTGGAACGCGGCATACGTAGAACCTTCCCGGCGGCCAGCTGATGGTCGTTATGGGGAGAACCCGAACCGGTTATACCAACATCACCAATTCCAAGTGGTCATGAAGCCATCGCCCGATAACATTCAGGACCTGTACCTGAACAGCTTGCGGGAACTGGGCATTGACCCGTTGGAACATGATATTCGGTTCGTTGAAGATAACTGGGAGAACCCGTCGATGGGTTGTGCCGGTGTTGGTTGGGAAATCTGGTTGGACGGGATGGAAGTTACCCAGTTCACCTATTTCCAAGTTGTGGGCGGTCAAACGGTGGATCCCGTAACGTCCGAAATCACCTACGGATTGGAACGGTTAGCCTCCTACGTTCAGGATGTTAATTCCGTGTTCGACCTGGAATGGGGCGACGGCGTTAAGTACGGGGACATCTTCAAGGAACCCGAATACGAGCACTCCAAGTACAGCTTTGAAGAAAGTGACCAGGACATGCTGTCCCGGCACTTTGACGAATACGAAGCCGAAGCGAAGAAGCAGATTGCTAACGGCTTGGTTCACCCGGCTTACGACTACGTGTTGAAGTGCAGCCACACCTTTAACCTGTTAGATGCCCGGGGCGCCGTTTCCGTGACGGAACGGGCCGGCTACCTCTCCCGGATTCGGAAGATGGCTCGTTCGATTGCGAAGGCCTTTGTGGCAGAACGGAAGAAGCGTGGTTTCCCGTTGATCAAAGACGAGAAGTTACGCGCAAAATTATTAGCGGATTCTGAGGAGGCAAAATAA
- the recO gene encoding DNA repair protein RecO, whose amino-acid sequence MALARHVTDFHGILLFRRDYAERDYLVKFFTQEFGKKMFLVRGAKKKGFKMTADILPFTVGSYVGDIADDGLSYIRTARETRQFQAIGTDIFKNAYATYVMSLVDIAFPDSQQLPDWYHKVHRALELIDEGLNPAIVTNIIEIQLMPAFGVAPQLQGCAVCGRNDLPFDYSESYGGLLCQQHWAQDPRRLHLNQRTIYYLRQFSVLDLDRLHTIKVKPATEAALRQLMDEIYASQIGVHPRSKRFLDQMQSWAPRLTQNPTTDN is encoded by the coding sequence ATGGCCTTGGCACGTCACGTGACGGATTTTCATGGTATCTTGTTGTTTCGGCGCGACTACGCCGAACGGGATTATCTGGTCAAGTTCTTCACCCAGGAATTCGGCAAAAAGATGTTTTTGGTGCGGGGTGCTAAGAAAAAGGGGTTTAAGATGACGGCGGATATCCTGCCGTTCACCGTCGGCAGCTACGTCGGCGATATTGCTGACGACGGCTTATCCTATATTCGGACCGCCCGGGAGACCCGCCAGTTCCAGGCTATCGGCACGGACATCTTTAAGAACGCCTACGCCACCTACGTGATGAGCTTGGTGGACATCGCCTTTCCGGACAGTCAGCAACTGCCGGACTGGTACCATAAGGTCCACCGGGCACTGGAGTTGATCGATGAGGGGCTGAATCCGGCAATCGTGACCAACATCATTGAGATTCAGCTGATGCCAGCCTTTGGGGTGGCGCCTCAGTTGCAGGGCTGTGCGGTGTGTGGCCGCAACGACCTGCCGTTTGATTACTCGGAAAGTTACGGAGGACTGTTGTGCCAACAGCATTGGGCCCAAGATCCCCGGCGCCTCCACTTGAACCAGCGGACAATCTATTATTTGCGGCAGTTCTCGGTTTTGGACTTGGACCGGTTGCACACGATTAAGGTTAAGCCCGCTACGGAGGCCGCCTTGCGTCAGCTGATGGACGAGATCTACGCGAGCCAGATTGGGGTTCACCCCCGCAGCAAGCGCTTCTTGGACCAGATGCAGTCGTGGGCACCCCGGTTGACCCAGAATCCGACAACGGATAATTGA
- the era gene encoding GTPase Era encodes MDNPNYKSGFVAIVGRPNVGKSTFLNRVIGQKIAIMSNTAQTTRNKIQGIYTTDDAQIVFIDTPGVHKPKTQLGDYMVKSALSALNEVDAVLFMINAAEKRGAGDNFIIDRLKGIKAPVYLVINKIDQIQPDDLLTVMDQYKQALPWKAVYPISALEGNNVNEFLGDLVDQMPNGPQYYPADQLTDHPERFVVSELIREKIFMLTREEVPHSVAVEIESMKTQDNGRVHINATIIVERPTQKGIMIGKGGSMLKKIGTMARQDIESLLGSPVFLKLFVKVQPGWRDKSNLLKSYGYRKSDI; translated from the coding sequence ATGGATAATCCAAATTACAAATCCGGTTTTGTGGCCATCGTGGGACGGCCCAATGTCGGGAAATCAACCTTTTTAAACCGGGTGATTGGGCAAAAAATCGCCATTATGTCGAATACGGCCCAAACGACACGGAATAAGATTCAAGGAATCTACACCACGGATGATGCACAAATCGTGTTCATCGATACGCCGGGGGTGCACAAGCCTAAGACCCAGTTGGGGGACTACATGGTGAAGTCCGCACTATCCGCGTTGAACGAAGTGGACGCCGTGTTGTTTATGATCAACGCGGCCGAAAAGCGGGGAGCCGGGGATAACTTTATTATTGACCGGCTTAAGGGAATCAAAGCCCCGGTCTACCTGGTGATCAACAAGATTGATCAGATTCAACCGGATGACCTGTTGACGGTCATGGACCAGTACAAGCAGGCCCTGCCGTGGAAGGCTGTTTACCCAATTTCGGCACTGGAAGGCAACAACGTCAACGAATTTCTGGGTGACCTGGTCGACCAGATGCCTAACGGGCCGCAATACTACCCCGCTGACCAATTGACGGACCATCCAGAACGGTTTGTGGTCAGCGAATTGATTCGTGAAAAGATCTTCATGTTGACCCGTGAAGAGGTGCCCCATTCTGTGGCGGTCGAAATCGAGAGTATGAAGACCCAGGACAACGGCCGGGTACACATTAACGCCACGATCATCGTGGAACGGCCAACACAAAAGGGCATTATGATCGGTAAGGGTGGCAGCATGTTGAAGAAGATTGGGACCATGGCCCGGCAGGATATTGAGTCGCTGTTGGGAAGTCCGGTCTTCTTGAAGCTGTTCGTGAAAGTTCAGCCGGGTTGGCGTGACAAGTCGAACCTGTTGAAGTCTTACGGTTACCGTAAGAGCGATATTTAA
- a CDS encoding diacylglycerol kinase family protein — MGLNDNSQQTGKNRAFRQSLRHALDGLQALVRTERNFRKHLVVGTLAVLAGIILQLTVNEWLWLTLAIFLVLIAETLNTIVEAVVDLIVGQTYHELAKRAKDVAAGGVLLAAAFAVVVGCLVMLPAILRWF; from the coding sequence ATGGGCTTAAACGATAATTCCCAACAAACGGGGAAAAACCGCGCGTTTCGTCAGTCACTAAGGCATGCGTTAGACGGCTTGCAGGCGCTGGTGCGGACCGAGCGGAACTTTCGCAAGCACCTGGTCGTGGGGACCTTAGCCGTGTTGGCCGGGATCATCCTGCAGCTGACGGTCAACGAATGGCTCTGGTTAACGCTGGCGATTTTTTTGGTGTTGATTGCGGAGACCCTCAATACGATTGTGGAAGCGGTCGTTGATTTGATCGTAGGGCAGACCTATCATGAGTTAGCCAAGCGCGCCAAGGACGTTGCGGCTGGCGGGGTGTTACTCGCCGCTGCCTTTGCAGTGGTCGTGGGCTGCCTGGTGATGTTACCAGCGATTTTACGCTGGTTCTAG
- the ybeY gene encoding rRNA maturation RNase YbeY, whose product MDLEIYDKTKTGVPAEKVQLIQDVLQYAGDYLKLADNTEMSVTLMNNEDIHRINKQYRGVDRATDVISFAIEDDEAEDAEFPLVMDDEMAAEIPENIGDIFVSMDKVSEQAEYLGHSYDRELGFLVVHGFLHLNGYDHMEPEDEKVMFKLQADILDAYGLKR is encoded by the coding sequence ATGGATTTAGAGATTTATGATAAGACTAAGACGGGCGTACCCGCCGAAAAAGTACAACTGATTCAAGATGTCTTGCAGTATGCCGGGGACTACTTAAAGCTGGCCGACAATACGGAGATGTCCGTGACCCTGATGAACAACGAAGATATTCACCGAATCAATAAGCAGTACCGGGGTGTCGACCGGGCGACCGATGTAATCAGCTTTGCGATTGAAGACGATGAGGCCGAAGACGCAGAGTTCCCGTTGGTCATGGACGATGAAATGGCTGCTGAGATTCCCGAAAACATCGGCGATATCTTTGTTTCCATGGATAAGGTCAGCGAACAGGCCGAATATTTGGGCCACTCGTACGACCGGGAACTAGGCTTCTTGGTGGTTCACGGGTTCCTACACCTCAACGGCTACGATCACATGGAGCCGGAAGACGAGAAGGTCATGTTTAAGCTGCAGGCCGATATTCTGGACGCCTATGGGCTTAAACGATAA
- a CDS encoding PhoH family protein, with the protein MTENAMIEKEYILENPNDEAALLGAQDQFVTLLEEGLSVTIRPFGNSIKVSGDATAVDHTLNILRNMSALLAKGVHLNSSDVVSAMKMAEKGTLTYFQDLYSEKLLNDAKGRPVRVKNFGQRQYIDAIKHNDITFGIGPAGTGKTYLAVVMAVAALKHGDVEKIILTRPAVEAGESLGFLPGDLKEKVDPYLRPIYDALYAILGAEHTTRLMDRGVIEIAPLAYMRGRTLESAFVILDEAQNTTNMQMKMFLTRLGFGSKMIVNGDISQIDLPNNARSGLIQAQHILQNVAHISFVTFSADDVVRHPVVARIINAYEANDTKPNGAKK; encoded by the coding sequence TTGACTGAAAACGCGATGATTGAAAAAGAATATATCCTAGAAAATCCCAACGATGAGGCGGCTCTTCTGGGCGCACAGGATCAGTTTGTGACGTTACTCGAAGAGGGCTTATCGGTGACGATTCGGCCTTTCGGTAATTCAATCAAAGTTTCAGGGGATGCGACGGCGGTCGACCATACGCTGAATATTCTGCGGAATATGAGTGCGTTGTTGGCCAAGGGCGTTCACCTGAACAGTTCTGACGTGGTCAGTGCGATGAAGATGGCGGAAAAGGGAACCTTGACCTATTTCCAAGACCTTTATTCAGAGAAGCTGTTGAACGATGCCAAGGGGCGGCCGGTTCGGGTCAAGAACTTCGGCCAACGGCAGTATATCGATGCCATTAAGCACAACGATATTACGTTCGGCATTGGACCGGCCGGAACCGGGAAGACCTATTTGGCCGTTGTCATGGCGGTCGCGGCGTTGAAGCACGGGGATGTCGAGAAGATCATCTTGACCCGGCCAGCCGTGGAAGCCGGCGAAAGCCTAGGGTTCTTGCCCGGGGACTTAAAGGAAAAGGTTGACCCTTATTTACGGCCCATCTACGATGCGTTATACGCCATTCTAGGTGCGGAGCACACGACACGGTTAATGGATCGCGGCGTGATTGAAATTGCACCGTTGGCCTATATGCGGGGCCGGACGCTGGAATCGGCATTCGTGATCTTGGACGAAGCGCAGAACACCACCAACATGCAGATGAAGATGTTTTTGACGCGGTTGGGCTTCGGTTCGAAGATGATCGTCAACGGGGATATCTCCCAGATCGACTTGCCGAATAATGCCCGCTCTGGGTTGATCCAAGCGCAACATATCCTGCAGAACGTTGCCCATATCAGTTTCGTGACGTTCAGCGCGGACGATGTGGTTCGGCACCCCGTCGTTGCCCGGATCATTAACGCTTACGAGGCGAACGATACTAAACCAAATGGAGCTAAAAAATAA
- a CDS encoding GatB/YqeY domain-containing protein → MSLETQLTEDLKTAMKAHDKLTLSVVRMMKAALMNEKVKQGHELTPDEELTVVSRELKQRKESMAEFAKGNRDDLVANVKAEIAVVEKYAPKQLSEDEIAKIVADSIAKVNASGMGDFGKVMGAVMPQVKGKADGAIVNKTVKAQLSK, encoded by the coding sequence ATGAGTTTAGAAACCCAATTAACGGAAGATTTAAAGACGGCCATGAAGGCCCATGACAAGCTGACCTTGAGCGTCGTTCGGATGATGAAGGCGGCCTTAATGAACGAAAAGGTCAAGCAGGGACACGAGTTAACGCCGGACGAAGAATTAACGGTGGTTTCCCGCGAACTGAAGCAACGGAAGGAATCCATGGCGGAGTTTGCGAAGGGCAACCGTGACGACTTGGTGGCGAACGTCAAGGCAGAAATCGCGGTGGTTGAAAAGTACGCCCCTAAGCAATTAAGTGAAGACGAAATCGCTAAGATCGTGGCGGACAGTATCGCGAAGGTCAACGCCAGTGGTATGGGCGACTTTGGTAAGGTCATGGGTGCTGTGATGCCGCAAGTTAAAGGAAAAGCGGACGGCGCCATTGTTAACAAGACCGTTAAGGCCCAATTAAGTAAGTAA
- a CDS encoding zinc-binding alcohol dehydrogenase family protein gives MYAIGYTQHRPLNDPDSLQGFDLPKPQPTGHDLRVRVNAVSVNPVDLVGFQRDAPAPDQPAILGWDAVGVVDAVGPAVTLFAPGDAVFYAGDFSRSGSDADYQLVDERIVGPAPQKLSVAQAAAMPLTSLTAWEALFEQLGIDPHANNQGKTLLVINGAGGVGSVATQLAHWAGLTVIATASRPETIAWTRAHGADTTVNHRQDLVPQVRALGHQYVDYILELSNLNQHWSEIVDLIKPSGKIVSITGSEVPLDLQALKQKRATFAWEWMFTKAWFHTDDLQTQHATLTTISHLLDQGVLQSTLTKTFQPFTAEQVRAALQLVATHKMMGKAVIQR, from the coding sequence ATGTACGCTATTGGCTATACGCAACACCGTCCGCTGAATGACCCGGACAGTCTCCAGGGCTTCGACCTGCCGAAGCCCCAACCCACAGGCCACGATTTACGCGTACGGGTGAACGCCGTTTCCGTGAATCCCGTTGATCTGGTCGGCTTTCAGCGTGACGCCCCGGCGCCGGATCAACCCGCCATTTTAGGATGGGACGCTGTCGGCGTAGTGGATGCGGTTGGCCCCGCAGTCACCTTGTTTGCCCCTGGTGACGCAGTCTTCTACGCGGGCGACTTCAGCCGCTCCGGCAGTGACGCCGACTATCAACTGGTTGACGAACGCATCGTCGGGCCCGCACCACAGAAACTGTCCGTCGCACAAGCGGCCGCAATGCCGCTCACTTCGTTGACCGCTTGGGAAGCCCTCTTCGAGCAACTGGGGATTGACCCGCACGCCAACAACCAGGGCAAAACGTTGCTGGTCATCAACGGCGCGGGGGGCGTTGGGTCCGTGGCGACCCAGCTGGCCCACTGGGCTGGCTTAACCGTGATTGCGACCGCCTCACGCCCTGAGACCATCGCCTGGACCCGGGCACACGGCGCCGATACCACCGTGAACCACCGTCAGGACCTAGTCCCCCAAGTTCGCGCCCTCGGACACCAATACGTCGACTACATCTTAGAGCTGAGCAACCTAAACCAGCACTGGTCAGAAATCGTCGACCTGATCAAACCTAGCGGCAAGATTGTTTCCATCACCGGGAGCGAGGTCCCGCTAGACTTACAGGCCCTGAAACAAAAGCGCGCCACCTTCGCCTGGGAATGGATGTTCACCAAGGCCTGGTTCCATACGGACGATTTACAAACCCAGCACGCCACACTGACCACCATCAGCCACTTGCTGGACCAGGGCGTCCTCCAGTCTACCCTAACCAAGACCTTCCAACCCTTCACCGCCGAACAGGTCCGCGCCGCCCTACAACTGGTCGCGACCCACAAGATGATGGGCAAGGCTGTTATTCAAAGATAA
- a CDS encoding ISL3 family transposase, whose amino-acid sequence MSNDTTKMLLGIDDEHLIIEEGQVGDDGVIRLVGSLNYTPKACRNCGIINDHQIIGYGWRKTTIRFAKTLGSTVILCLNRRNFHCKACHTNFLAQTNAVPKHCTISNTTRKQCLEKLTEPVSLKHIADELSTSDSFVGRQLLRAERDFQTNWHYLPKVLLMDEVKSTKSATDAMSFEFMDAETHELIDLLPFRTIYQLQKYFQHYDQAARENVKIIVTDMNYTYPKLVGQIFPNAIVVIDPFHLVNALNRAFNKTRVRLMKTLATSSREYHALKRYWKLLLTPENHLNYEAFRKWTNFPYPATATDVVDALLDIDPELKQTYNVMNRLRETIKNRDWPNYNQVFHHLEGCSEEMLATLQTLATHHDEIGNTFTHHYTNGPLEGSNNKIKVIKRTGFGYRNFFRFRLRVLFAFRVHTKRALITK is encoded by the coding sequence ATGTCAAATGATACTACGAAAATGTTGTTAGGAATAGATGATGAACACTTAATAATTGAGGAAGGACAAGTGGGTGATGATGGAGTGATTCGATTGGTGGGGTCCCTAAACTACACCCCCAAGGCATGCCGCAATTGTGGGATTATCAATGATCACCAAATTATTGGCTATGGTTGGCGGAAGACCACCATTAGATTCGCAAAAACATTGGGCAGCACCGTTATCCTGTGTCTCAATCGGCGAAACTTTCACTGTAAGGCTTGTCATACCAATTTCCTGGCGCAGACGAATGCGGTGCCGAAACACTGCACGATTTCAAATACGACCCGCAAACAATGCTTAGAAAAACTGACCGAACCGGTTTCGCTCAAACACATTGCCGATGAGTTATCCACTTCGGATTCATTCGTTGGTCGGCAGCTCTTGCGCGCTGAACGGGACTTTCAAACCAACTGGCACTATTTACCAAAAGTTCTCCTCATGGACGAAGTTAAAAGCACTAAGAGCGCCACCGACGCGATGAGCTTTGAATTTATGGATGCGGAAACCCACGAATTGATCGACCTGTTACCCTTTAGGACCATTTATCAGCTTCAAAAGTATTTCCAGCATTACGACCAGGCTGCGCGAGAAAATGTGAAAATTATCGTCACCGATATGAACTATACCTATCCCAAATTGGTGGGGCAGATCTTTCCGAACGCCATCGTTGTCATCGATCCGTTCCACTTGGTTAACGCTTTAAATCGAGCTTTTAATAAGACGCGGGTGCGCCTCATGAAAACCCTGGCGACTTCCTCACGCGAGTATCACGCCCTAAAACGCTATTGGAAACTATTATTAACGCCGGAAAATCACCTCAACTACGAAGCTTTCCGTAAGTGGACAAACTTCCCTTATCCAGCGACTGCCACTGATGTGGTTGATGCTTTATTGGACATTGATCCCGAGCTCAAGCAAACTTACAACGTGATGAATCGGTTACGTGAAACCATCAAAAACCGTGATTGGCCCAACTATAATCAAGTATTCCATCACTTAGAGGGCTGCTCGGAAGAGATGTTGGCAACCCTCCAGACCCTAGCGACTCATCATGATGAAATTGGCAATACCTTTACTCACCATTACACCAACGGGCCCTTAGAAGGTTCAAACAACAAGATTAAAGTCATTAAACGCACTGGATTTGGTTACCGAAACTTCTTCAGATTCCGGCTAAGAGTGCTGTTCGCTTTTCGAGTTCATACAAAAAGAGCTCTAATCACCAAGTGA
- the rpsU gene encoding 30S ribosomal protein S21 codes for MAKTVVRKNESFDDALRRFKRTVSRSGTLQEYRKREFYEKPSVKKKLKSEAARKRKAKKRRF; via the coding sequence ATGGCAAAGACAGTCGTTCGTAAAAACGAGTCTTTTGACGACGCTCTTCGGCGCTTCAAACGTACGGTTTCCCGTAGCGGTACTTTACAAGAATACCGTAAACGCGAATTTTACGAAAAACCAAGTGTGAAGAAAAAGCTTAAATCTGAAGCAGCGCGGAAGCGTAAAGCTAAGAAGCGTCGCTTTTAA
- a CDS encoding pyruvate, water dikinase regulatory protein, with amino-acid sequence MPQITIFVISDSSGETALTVAQTATSQFPDVKVSYQRFPFIQTHSILDSILNLAEKQHAMLFHTLVNQELSNHVRDFAEQHGLQHFDCIQPAMKVMQAATGLQPEGVPGLVHNLTDTYFDRIAAMEFAVTYDDGKDPAGLLKADIVILGVSRTSKTPLSLFLANRNLRVANLPLSPQTQLPDELWQVDPKRIFGLTNKPGILRKIRQERMISYGLPADSAYSNTEKISEELAYAEKIYKKIGCLVIDVSNKSIEETATLIMESVDYDLIPHSLSD; translated from the coding sequence ATGCCGCAAATTACAATCTTTGTTATCTCCGATTCATCCGGGGAAACCGCCCTGACCGTCGCTCAAACGGCCACCTCGCAATTTCCCGACGTTAAAGTCAGCTATCAACGGTTCCCGTTCATCCAGACCCACTCGATTCTGGATAGTATCCTAAACCTCGCCGAAAAACAACACGCCATGCTGTTCCACACCTTGGTCAACCAGGAACTCAGCAACCACGTGCGCGATTTTGCTGAGCAACACGGCCTGCAACACTTCGACTGCATCCAACCCGCCATGAAGGTCATGCAGGCTGCGACCGGTCTCCAGCCCGAAGGCGTTCCCGGCTTAGTCCATAACTTAACCGATACGTACTTCGACCGAATCGCCGCCATGGAATTCGCCGTGACCTACGACGACGGAAAGGACCCGGCCGGCCTCCTCAAAGCAGACATCGTGATTCTAGGGGTCTCACGGACCTCTAAGACCCCGCTGTCCCTCTTCTTAGCCAACCGTAACCTGCGAGTCGCGAACCTCCCCCTGTCGCCACAGACCCAGCTGCCCGACGAGCTCTGGCAGGTCGACCCTAAGCGCATCTTCGGGCTGACCAATAAGCCCGGTATCCTGCGGAAGATTCGTCAAGAGCGCATGATCTCCTACGGTCTTCCCGCGGACAGCGCCTATTCCAACACCGAGAAAATCAGCGAAGAACTCGCCTACGCCGAAAAGATTTACAAAAAAATTGGTTGTTTAGTGATCGACGTTTCCAACAAGTCCATTGAAGAGACCGCTACGTTGATTATGGAAAGTGTCGATTACGACCTCATTCCCCATTCACTTAGTGATTAG